In Tautonia marina, the genomic stretch TCCGATTCTGGGATCACTTCGCGCCGGGCTTGCACGATCTTCCGATGCCACGCCTATCCCCTGCAGGGCGTGTCGTGTACCGGACGATCACGCGCCCCTCGGTCTTGGTTCCAGGAGTGCTCCCTTCGGCCTTTCGTCCGCCAAGGGTGAGGGGATCCGGGCGCCGGCTCGCACTGGGAGGAACGTATTTCATGGCTTTGCCCCTGACCAAACGACGGCTCCGCACCGGAGGCCCCCGAACCGGTTTGCCGATTCCGCCCACCTTACGCCGAGAGGCCGCCAACCTGCTCGACCTCCAGTTGTGGTGCTGGGGTCTCGACATCCGACGCCCTCAGGGAAACGCCCTGATCGGCTTCGGCTTCCAGCGCATTCCCGTGGCCGAAGGTGGTCGAGGCACCAGCGCTTATCAAAAACCGCTCGACGAGGGTCGAACGCTCGTGCTCTGGGGTTCGGGCCTTGTCCTGACGGATCCGATCGTCGGGGCCATCGGGGTCCGTCGCTTCGAGTTTCGTCTCTCATTCGATCGATCCCCGACGCTGACTTCCGAGCTGCTGGCTGCCGGATCGGTCCCGGAACTCGGCCCGATCCTCGATCCCGACGATTGTGGCCGGGCCCATCGCCTCGTCCTCTCCGTCTTCGAGGCGATCATCGCCTACGAATCCTGGGCGATCGACCACCTTGGCCCGGGCGAACGCCAGCGAGGCATCAACGCCTGGCCGAAACTCCGAATCCCCGCCGAGCAGCTCGTCTCCACCTGGAAAGATATCGCCAACCGCTGGCGCGTTGGCATGCCCTTGCAATCCTCTCCGACCCGGACCGACCTCTCATGAGCCAATCCCCCCATCGCCTCCCTGTCACGGTCCTTTCAGGCTTCCTTGGCGCGGGCAAGACGACGGTCCTGAACCACGTCTTGCACAACCGCGCCGGGCTCCGGGTCGCCGTGATCGTCAACGACATGAGCGAGATCAACATCGACGCCCGCCTCGTCCGCGACGGTGCAAGCCTCCGACGTGTCGAGGAGCGTCTCGTCGAGATGACCAACGGCTGCATCTGCTGCACCCTTCGCGAGGACCTGCTCATCGAGGTCGCCCGCCTCGCCCGCGAAGGCCGCTTCGACTACCTCCTGATCGAGTCCACGGGCATCTCCGAGCCGATGCCTGTCGCAGAAACGTTCACGTTCGAGGATGATCAGGGGCAATCCCTCTCCGAGATTGCCCGACTCGACACCATGGCCACCGTCGTCGACGCCGGCGCCTTCCTCCCCGAAATCGAGCGCTCCGACGATCTCCTCGACCGCGGCCTCGCCATCGGCGATCACGACGACCGCACGATTGCCGACCTCCTGCTCGATCAGGTCGAATTCAGTGATGTGATCGTCCTCAACAAGACCGACCGCGTGCCCGAAGCCGACCTGGCCCGCCTCGATGCCCTCCTGCGACGCCTGAACCCCTCGGCCTCAATCGTCCCCACCCAGTTCGGCCGGGTCCCGCTCGACGCCATCCTCGACACCGGCAGGTTCGACTTCCAGCGCGCCGCCGAGGCCCCTGGCTGGCTCGCCGAGCTGCGCGGCGAACACACGCCCGAGACCGAGGAATTCGGCATCCGATCCTTCGTCTATCGCTCCCGACGCCCTTTCCATCCCTTGCGCTTTCATGCCTGGATTTCTTCCGATCATCCCGGTCTTCTCCGCGCCAAGGGGACCTTCTGGCTTGCCTCTCGCCCGTCGTTCGTCGGCCTGTACTCCCTCGCTGGAGGTGCCTGCCGGACCGAGCCTGCCGGCTTCTGGCTCGCCGACACCCCCAAATCCGAATGGCCCGACGACCCCGTCGAATGCCAGGCTGCGCTCGACGACTGGCACCCCGACTTCGGCGACCGCCGCCAGGAACTCGTCTTCATCGGCCTCGACCTCGACCCAGACGCACTCTCCGCCTCCCTTGACGCCTGCCTCCTCACCGACGCCGAGCGATCTCTCGACCTCTCCTCCCTGTCCGACTCCTTCGATTTCTGGGATCTCGGCCCTCCCGCCTGTGACCACGATCATGGCGCGTTCGAACACCTGTCACCGCCTCGGCCGTCATCGTAAGTCGCTCACCAGGACGGGGCAGGTCCGCACGTTCCGGCACATCCCGTCCGCGTTCCCAGTGCCCACCGTCGAGCCCTCTCGGCCTCAACCACTGCCCCCACCAGGATTCTTCGGGGCACGCACCAGCCTTCTCACGCGAGCCGACGCGATCCGCGGAAGTTCCCAGGCGATTTTCCCTCGATTACAACGCGATTCGAACTTTTTCCAGGTTTTTATCCTGTTGTCTGGCAAGAGCTTGCGGCAAATTTCTTTCCTGGTTTTTCATGTGTTTTTGTGCTCTGGCACCAAATGTGGACCACAGAGCTCCACGTCACCTGAGCACGATGCCAAATCGACAACTGGTCAGGTGAGCCAGATCAAGAACACCACACATTCAGCATCACCTGCGAATTCAGGAGCCCTGACATGTTCTACCGAACGATGATCTCCCTGCCGACCCTCGCCGTGATCTCGGGCATCGTCCTCGCCAGTGGGTCGAACCAGGCTCAGGCTCAGGTCCCGCAACAGTTCGTCAACCAGCTCAAGAAGCAGGTCGCTCCGTTCCTCGTCGGCGGCCAGCCCCCCGTGCAACAGCCCCCGATCCAGCAGCCCCCGATCCAACAGCCTCCGATCCAACAGCCGGCCCCCGCGTACATTCAGCCGGCCCCAACGCCGACCAATGGCTACTCGCTGGGCGTTTACACGCAGGTCGTTTCGCTGCCTCCTTCGTTCGGCGCGCCCGGCGGTGGACCGGCCGTCGCTTACGTGAATCCGGGGCAGGGGGGCGCTCCTCCGCAGGTTGGCCTGATGATCACCAGCCTGATGCCGGGTGGAGCGGCCCAGCGGGCCGGTCTGGAAGTTGGCGACATCATCGTCTCGGTCAACGGTCAGCCGACGCCGAACGTCGATTGGCTTCGATGGATGCTGAACAACTCGAATGGCTATGTGAACCTGATCGTGCGGAACGTTCGACCGCCTCACGCGTTCGTCCCGGTGCCGGTTTCCCTCGTCGGTGGCGGTTACCCCATCGGCCAGCCCGCCGCCGTCTCCTACGGACAGTGACTCGCGCAACCACGAAACACCTCACCTCGCCGAGCGTTGCAATCAACACGCTTTCGACTCGGCGTCTATCGCCTCCTCGATCGGGGTCTACCCCCTCGATCCGGGAGGCGATTCGTCATTCAGAAAAACATAAAATTAGATCTGCATGCGATCCGATTCCTCTCCCCTCGGCTCATCGCTCGATTTCGGAATCGCCGAAGCCCTTGGTGGGCCAAGATCACCCATTCGATATCCCTTCGGATAGCTTTTCGTGCGCCTGTTGCTGTGATAGTACGGCCGACGTCTGGGCGGCATCATCCGTAATCCGACCGCCCGAGCCCTCAAGGCCCCTTCCACCAGCCGCCTCATCGTCTTCGAGGGGCGTGGAAAGTCGAACGCCCTGAGAATCGCCTCGTCCATCATCGCGTACATCGCCGGGCGCACCAGCGGTCGGATCGCCTTCGGATACCAGCTCAGGAACAGGTCAAGCGTCGCTTGCCCGATCTTCACGTTCGATTCGGCCAGCCGGAAGTGCTCCTGCTCATACGCGACGTTGTACTGCTCGAATGCCGCATAATCCTCGGGAATCTCCTTGATCCCCATCCGCTTGCCCACCGCTCGCCAGAAGTGGAACATCGCCAGCCGTTCCTGTTCCACATACGCCCGCCACCCGAACCGCGCATTCCACCGGATCGGCTCGAACACGAAGGTTGAAAGCACGTAGCGATAATCATCATTGGCGATAGCGAATCTCTGATGCATCCCGTTCATCGCCCGTAACGCCTCCTTGCCCCGATCGCTCTCGTACCCGTGTTCCATCAAGATGCTGACGATGAGGTCCGTATCGTCGTACCGCTTCTGCGGCCTCGCCGCGAACTCCCCCGTCCGATCCAGCAATCCCGAGATGCTCGGCACGCAATACGTCCGAAACAGCGCAAATTCCAGGGACCGCGCCACGTCGAACGAAAAATCAAACGTATTGCTCAGGCTCACGATCCGCTGACAATCCGTCACCGGATCGAGCCGCTGGATCTCATCAAGCACGGGAGATTTGGCCATCAAGGGAACCCTCTGAGATGAAGCGCGTCTCCCCACTCTACGCCGGTTGTCCCTCCTGAACCACCGACGGCCCGTCCTCGCACTCCTCTCGGGCCGCGACGGTCCCCGATGGGGCCCAGCGCCACTCTTGCGTGCCGATGCGATCGCGACCATCCTGAAACCGCCCAATCCCCCCAACCCTGGGAGCAACCTCCGGCGCCCCGGCCTGTCCCTCGTCCGATTCCCGTAATTCGCGTAACCGATCGCCCCCAACTCCGCCTCTTTCTCCTCGAACAGACCTCCGGACGCCGACCCTTCCCGAAGGACCGCCCTCATGCCCGGCAACCCCCGGACCGCCGGAATCCGCGAGTTCGACCGCCTCTTCCGCCAGGGGACGCTCCTCGGCCGCTCCGAGGCCGAGCTGCTCGACCTGTTCGTCTGCTCCCGAGACGAATACGCCTTCGAGGCCCTCGTCACCCGCCACGGGCCGATGGTCCTCCGCACCTGCCGCGCCCTGCTCGCCGACCCCCACGACGCCGACGACGCCTTCCAGGCCACCTTCCTTGTCCTCTCCCGCCGCGCCGGCTCGATCCGCAACGCCAAACTGCTCGGCCCCTGGCTCCACCGCGTCGCCCGCCGCGTCTGCTCCCGATTGATTGCCGATTCCTCCCGCCGCTCCCACCTCGAACGCCCCTCGACCGCCACCCTCGCCACCCTCGCCGCTCCCTGCGCGAGCCTCCCCCACGCCGACCGCGTCGCCCTCCACGAGGCGATCGACCGTCTCCCCGAACGCTACCGCCGCGTCATCATCCTCTGCGATCTCGAAGGCCACTCCCACGCCGAGGCCGCCGCGCGCCTCCGCTGCCCGATCGGCACCGTCAAGGGTCGCCAGTCCCGCGACCGCTCCCTCCTCCGCCGCCGCCTCACCCGACTCGGCCTCGCCCCCGCCTCGCTCCTCTCCGGCACCCTCCTCTCCCTCCCCACCCGCGCCTTCAGCGTCCCCCACGCCCTCATCCACCGCACCTCCCGCACCGCCGCCACCTTCGCCCTCGGCAGTTCCCTCGCCCCCGGGACCGTCCCCGGCGTCGCCCTCTCCCTCGCCACAGGAGTCTTATCCGGCATGGCCGCCCACCAGCTCAAATTCACCGCCCTCGTCGTCCTCCTCGCCCTCGGCCTCGGCTCCTCCGGCCTCGCGGCCCTGTGGCACACGACCAACGACGGCCCTCGTTTGGCAATTGTGCCCCCGGTGCTCGGGGGTTCGGCTCCCGACGCCGCCGACGATCTCCCCGACGCGGTCCGTTCGCTGATCGGCGGTTGGAATTGCGTCTCGATCAACGGACATCCCATCACCGAGGGCACGAGCCGTTTCGAGATCGCGTTCGTGGGGTGTGTCCAGGGCGGATCGAAGGTGATACTCTCGGGCAAATCGACCTTCATCCCGTTCGAGCTGGTTGATGGTGACGTGCGGGTGACTGCCAAAAATGCTCGGGTGAATCAATGTGTTCTCGTCGATACCGACGCAACTCCCCTGACCTGGGATTACTGCTCCTTCGAACCCGAGTCCGCCTCGGTCCCAATCTCGGAGGACTCCCTCATCATCGCGAATCGGGGAATCTGTCGCCTAGACAAAGAGACCTTGACCCTTCACGTCGCCTTTGCCAACTCCGCCCGGCCCGATGACTTCGATTACGGGGGGGAGTCCACCTCGCTCATGGTCTTTACTCGGGTTCGCGACGAGGCTCCGCGACGCTCGACGCCGAACGCGGGCGGGGTGGCTGATGTCGTCCCAACCCCGGCAGAACATGCGGAAGGCGACCGCCCCGACGGCCTGGATCGTCCCGCCCCTGGCGACCTCGACGCGGCGAAGGCTCCCCCACCCTTCGAAGGCGTGGCGGATCTTCTGGGGAAATGGCGTCTTCAGTCGATCGAAGGCGATGTGCTCAACAAGGACATGGTCCCAAGGATCGACATCGGACCGATTCTCGACCTTGGTATGCCGAAGGACGACCCGATCCCGCTGATGGTCGGTGTGCATCATGGGGCGGTTGGTCACGGGATCGGGCCGCCCTTCCCCACGAGCGAATACCCGATTTATCTCGTCGATCCGACCGCGACCCCTCCCCGCATTGAACGGTCCACCAGGGAAGGCCGGGAATCCCTTCCCCGGTCCCGCGGCGTCTACCGGATCGAAGGTGATCGTCTCACGCTCCATTTCGTCGATCCCGACGCCCCCCATCCCTCCGGTTTCGAACGAACCGACCCAGGTTCGACCCGCTACATCTACCGTAGGATCAACTTCGGCGGGGTGGCTGGGGTCGTGCCGACCCCATCGGAAGACGTGGAAGGCGACCGCACCGACGTTCGGGGCCGGGTCAGTACCGACCAGCTCAAAGACTCACCGGGCGAGCCCCTAGCCAGTCCTTTCGAACGGCCGGTGGTAACGGGCGGTCCCCGACAATCAAGCTTGGAAAAACTCCATCGAGAGCAGGAGATGCTTCGGCGTGCGATCGCCCGGGCTCGACCAGAGGTCGAACTGCTCACCATCGAGGCGGAGGTCTTCGGTGAACTCTATCGGGAGCGTTTGGAAGATTCTGGGCGCAGGGCTCTCGACCATGCCCAGCGCCCTGACGATCGTAACCAGAGGATCACCCTTGAGCACGCCTTGGACAGTATCAAGCAACAGTATCTCGACCGTATGGGCGAGGCCGCGGACAGGCAGGCCTACCTCCGATCGATCGAATCCGCTCTCGAGGGGAACCAGCGTCAGATGGAAGCCATGCGATCCCCGGCCGACGGACGCCCCACGCTACCGGTCGAATCCATCGAACACCGCCTCTCCGCCCTCGAATCCAAGCTCGACCGCCTGCTCGAACTGCTCGAAACACCCGACCGCTGAAACGACCAGCCGCACCCGGTGCAGCCCGCTCGGTATCCCAACGCCCGACCCGGGGCTATTGCCTGGCATCAAACCAATGTGTAGGACTGCTTCCTGTCTGTCCTCTTGGGTCGAACGAACGCAGAAGCCAGATCCGAAAACGGTGAACCCACCGATTCAGACTGGCAGCAGCACTCCTCACACGCCGGGCGATCACCGATCAGCGGTCTCCGGCTCGTTCATCCGACGAAGGTGCCGACGGACCGCCCCCCGGAGTAGCAGCGAGATCAACAAGAGGAAGGGCCGGGCGACGACGGACCGAGGATGCAGGTCGAACGTGCGGACGACCCGCGTGCGATCGCCCAGCTCTTCGAACGTCCAGGTCTCCTCGAAGTCGGTCGCCAACCGCGACAGCGGCGGGGAGAATCCGCCCAGCCGGAGCCGGATGCGCCGTGGCGGGCTCCACTCGGTCACGGTCTCCGTGTGGGTTGAACCGTCCGCGTTCGACACCCGAACCACGCTGCCGACGACCTCCGGCGTCCGAACCTCGAACGACGCCTCCCGAATCCCTGGCAGCGGCCCATAACCCTGAAAATCGGGCCATCGGTCCAACTCAAGCATGCCGCGAGCGATCTCCTCGGCAGAAATTCCCAACGACGCTTCGCACGAGAACGAGATCGGCTTCATCTCGAACGCTCCAGTATAGCCTTTGACAGTCCAGGCAGTTTGCCGAGTCGAGTGCCCCCAGACCCTCACCAGGCCCACGACGGACTCACGCTACCCGACACGCGTTCCCTTCGATGGGATGCACAGAATGAAGTGTGTGCGAAGATGTCCAATTCCATGAATTGACGCGAAGGATTCGAGGCTGCTGCCGTCCCCGTGCCAAACGTTGCCCCTCCGCCTGACCAACGCCAGGCAATCGTCGGAAACGGACATGGTTTGATATCCTCTGTCGATCGGTGAAGGTAGACAGAATTTCTCAATGCAATCGTGAGGGGGGGGTGGTGTATTTTGTCATCATGCACTTGTGTCCGTTGGGTAGGCCCGCTAGGGTTCGAACTCGCT encodes the following:
- the zigA gene encoding zinc metallochaperone GTPase ZigA: MSQSPHRLPVTVLSGFLGAGKTTVLNHVLHNRAGLRVAVIVNDMSEINIDARLVRDGASLRRVEERLVEMTNGCICCTLREDLLIEVARLAREGRFDYLLIESTGISEPMPVAETFTFEDDQGQSLSEIARLDTMATVVDAGAFLPEIERSDDLLDRGLAIGDHDDRTIADLLLDQVEFSDVIVLNKTDRVPEADLARLDALLRRLNPSASIVPTQFGRVPLDAILDTGRFDFQRAAEAPGWLAELRGEHTPETEEFGIRSFVYRSRRPFHPLRFHAWISSDHPGLLRAKGTFWLASRPSFVGLYSLAGGACRTEPAGFWLADTPKSEWPDDPVECQAALDDWHPDFGDRRQELVFIGLDLDPDALSASLDACLLTDAERSLDLSSLSDSFDFWDLGPPACDHDHGAFEHLSPPRPSS
- a CDS encoding PDZ domain-containing protein is translated as MFYRTMISLPTLAVISGIVLASGSNQAQAQVPQQFVNQLKKQVAPFLVGGQPPVQQPPIQQPPIQQPPIQQPAPAYIQPAPTPTNGYSLGVYTQVVSLPPSFGAPGGGPAVAYVNPGQGGAPPQVGLMITSLMPGGAAQRAGLEVGDIIVSVNGQPTPNVDWLRWMLNNSNGYVNLIVRNVRPPHAFVPVPVSLVGGGYPIGQPAAVSYGQ
- a CDS encoding oxygenase MpaB family protein, which produces MAKSPVLDEIQRLDPVTDCQRIVSLSNTFDFSFDVARSLEFALFRTYCVPSISGLLDRTGEFAARPQKRYDDTDLIVSILMEHGYESDRGKEALRAMNGMHQRFAIANDDYRYVLSTFVFEPIRWNARFGWRAYVEQERLAMFHFWRAVGKRMGIKEIPEDYAAFEQYNVAYEQEHFRLAESNVKIGQATLDLFLSWYPKAIRPLVRPAMYAMMDEAILRAFDFPRPSKTMRRLVEGALRARAVGLRMMPPRRRPYYHSNRRTKSYPKGYRMGDLGPPRASAIPKSSDEPRGEESDRMQI
- a CDS encoding sigma-70 family RNA polymerase sigma factor, producing the protein MPGNPRTAGIREFDRLFRQGTLLGRSEAELLDLFVCSRDEYAFEALVTRHGPMVLRTCRALLADPHDADDAFQATFLVLSRRAGSIRNAKLLGPWLHRVARRVCSRLIADSSRRSHLERPSTATLATLAAPCASLPHADRVALHEAIDRLPERYRRVIILCDLEGHSHAEAAARLRCPIGTVKGRQSRDRSLLRRRLTRLGLAPASLLSGTLLSLPTRAFSVPHALIHRTSRTAATFALGSSLAPGTVPGVALSLATGVLSGMAAHQLKFTALVVLLALGLGSSGLAALWHTTNDGPRLAIVPPVLGGSAPDAADDLPDAVRSLIGGWNCVSINGHPITEGTSRFEIAFVGCVQGGSKVILSGKSTFIPFELVDGDVRVTAKNARVNQCVLVDTDATPLTWDYCSFEPESASVPISEDSLIIANRGICRLDKETLTLHVAFANSARPDDFDYGGESTSLMVFTRVRDEAPRRSTPNAGGVADVVPTPAEHAEGDRPDGLDRPAPGDLDAAKAPPPFEGVADLLGKWRLQSIEGDVLNKDMVPRIDIGPILDLGMPKDDPIPLMVGVHHGAVGHGIGPPFPTSEYPIYLVDPTATPPRIERSTREGRESLPRSRGVYRIEGDRLTLHFVDPDAPHPSGFERTDPGSTRYIYRRINFGGVAGVVPTPSEDVEGDRTDVRGRVSTDQLKDSPGEPLASPFERPVVTGGPRQSSLEKLHREQEMLRRAIARARPEVELLTIEAEVFGELYRERLEDSGRRALDHAQRPDDRNQRITLEHALDSIKQQYLDRMGEAADRQAYLRSIESALEGNQRQMEAMRSPADGRPTLPVESIEHRLSALESKLDRLLELLETPDR
- a CDS encoding SRPBCC family protein, with the translated sequence MKPISFSCEASLGISAEEIARGMLELDRWPDFQGYGPLPGIREASFEVRTPEVVGSVVRVSNADGSTHTETVTEWSPPRRIRLRLGGFSPPLSRLATDFEETWTFEELGDRTRVVRTFDLHPRSVVARPFLLLISLLLRGAVRRHLRRMNEPETADR